In Plantibacter sp. PA-3-X8, one DNA window encodes the following:
- a CDS encoding S41 family peptidase translates to MPGITRSRPPLPSPAPMEQRRRRRRRGLIAAVVTASFLALVVGGAVVAAPLLRSYGIYLVPPSPQTYAEVALDAMQRGVDATPDRYTQVRERALASVADASDYADTYGPLTKAAAELGGPHTTFNDPATAAELFGPSSGSKAENELPTVTSADGVTTIRLPTLIGGGSGKDSFGQRYIDTAVDAITAARPHTSAWVVDLRDNHGGNVWPMLAAVAPLLDDGTVETFESVDRSTVVSVSGGGVSSDGNRQSAATKPQPKVDGPIAVVIDGMTGSSAEAVAIAFIGQSDVRVFGQPSYGFSTANQPVRLYDGAVVNLTVAVDADRTGKRYGVPIQPDTVVEDFTQLPAVIGAWVADRG, encoded by the coding sequence ATGCCCGGCATCACCCGCAGTCGACCGCCCTTGCCATCACCGGCCCCCATGGAACAGCGACGTCGTCGGCGTCGGCGTGGCCTCATCGCTGCCGTCGTCACGGCATCATTCCTCGCACTGGTGGTCGGCGGCGCGGTCGTCGCCGCGCCGCTCCTGCGGTCGTACGGGATCTACCTCGTCCCACCATCGCCGCAGACGTATGCGGAGGTCGCGCTGGATGCGATGCAGCGGGGCGTGGACGCGACGCCGGACCGCTACACGCAGGTGCGGGAGCGGGCTCTGGCCTCAGTCGCGGACGCCTCCGACTATGCCGACACCTACGGGCCGCTCACGAAGGCGGCGGCCGAGCTCGGCGGCCCCCACACCACCTTCAACGATCCTGCGACCGCGGCCGAACTGTTCGGGCCGTCGTCGGGATCGAAAGCGGAGAACGAACTGCCCACCGTCACGAGCGCTGACGGCGTGACGACCATCCGCCTCCCGACACTCATCGGTGGCGGCTCCGGAAAGGACTCCTTCGGCCAGCGGTACATCGACACGGCCGTCGATGCGATCACCGCCGCCAGGCCCCACACGTCGGCATGGGTGGTCGATCTGCGGGACAACCACGGCGGCAACGTGTGGCCCATGCTGGCTGCCGTGGCACCACTGCTCGATGATGGGACCGTCGAGACCTTCGAGTCCGTCGACAGGTCGACGGTCGTCTCGGTGTCGGGCGGCGGCGTCTCGTCCGACGGCAATCGACAGAGCGCGGCGACGAAGCCGCAGCCGAAGGTGGACGGGCCGATCGCCGTGGTCATCGACGGGATGACCGGCAGCTCCGCGGAGGCGGTCGCGATCGCCTTCATCGGGCAGTCGGACGTGCGCGTGTTCGGTCAGCCGAGCTACGGCTTCAGCACGGCGAACCAGCCGGTCCGCCTCTACGACGGCGCGGTCGTCAACCTGACGGTCGCCGTCGACGCCGATCGCACCGGCAAACGCTACGGTGTCCCGATCCAGCCCGACACCGTCGTCGAGGACTTCACGCAGCTGCCCGCGGTGATCGGCGCGTGGGTCGCCGACCGCGGCTGA
- a CDS encoding alpha/beta fold hydrolase, whose product MPFVTTDDGTEIYYKDLGDPTAQPIMFHHGWPLSSDDWDAQVLFFLSKGYRVVASDRRGHGRSSEIGSGHDMDHYASDVSAVVEHLDLRNVVHIGHSTGGGQVARYVAKYGEPQGRVAKAVLVSSVPPLMVQTDANPEGTPISVFDGFRSALAANRAEFFQAVASGPFYGFNRDGVTVSQPVIDNWWRQGMTGSAVAHYEGIKAFSETDQTEDLKAISVPVLCMQGDDDQVVPYKDAVIKQAELLSNATLKVYEGFPHGMLTTHADIINPDLLAFIEQ is encoded by the coding sequence ATGCCATTCGTGACAACGGACGACGGCACGGAAATCTACTACAAGGATCTGGGCGACCCGACGGCGCAGCCCATCATGTTCCACCACGGTTGGCCGCTGTCGTCGGACGACTGGGACGCGCAGGTCCTCTTCTTCCTGTCCAAGGGGTACCGCGTGGTGGCCAGCGATCGGCGCGGACACGGGCGGTCCTCGGAGATCGGCTCAGGCCACGACATGGATCACTACGCCAGCGACGTGTCGGCGGTCGTCGAGCACCTCGACCTGCGCAACGTCGTCCACATCGGCCACTCGACGGGTGGTGGTCAGGTCGCGCGGTACGTCGCCAAGTACGGCGAGCCGCAGGGTCGTGTGGCGAAGGCGGTCCTGGTCTCGTCCGTGCCTCCGCTGATGGTGCAGACCGACGCCAACCCCGAAGGGACACCCATCTCGGTCTTCGACGGCTTCCGGAGCGCGCTCGCCGCGAACCGGGCGGAATTCTTCCAGGCCGTGGCTTCGGGCCCGTTCTACGGCTTCAACCGTGACGGTGTCACCGTGTCCCAGCCCGTAATCGACAACTGGTGGCGTCAAGGCATGACCGGCAGTGCCGTGGCGCACTACGAGGGCATCAAGGCGTTCTCCGAGACCGACCAGACCGAGGACCTCAAGGCGATTTCCGTGCCGGTCCTCTGCATGCAGGGCGATGACGACCAGGTCGTGCCGTACAAGGACGCGGTCATCAAGCAGGCCGAGCTCCTCAGCAACGCGACCCTCAAGGTCTACGAGGGCTTCCCGCACGGCATGCTGACCACCCACGCCGACATCATCAACCCCGACCTCCTCGCCTTCATCGAGCAGTAA
- a CDS encoding lipoprotein: MRRAVSTLLALCLVGALAGCGVFDRGPSYESAKEQALSLRQEFEATLPDGASTVSQNDVELACSGGAVQYDGSITVSVAEDFDRNAWLDEAAAMYADRAAWKVEKVVAADDSSDLTSGVSFISDDGYYVRLDEFADTSEWGPVLVLGASGPCVRR; encoded by the coding sequence ATGCGCCGCGCCGTCAGCACTCTCCTCGCCCTGTGTCTCGTCGGCGCACTGGCGGGGTGTGGTGTGTTCGACCGTGGGCCGAGCTACGAGTCTGCCAAGGAACAAGCGCTCTCCCTGCGTCAGGAGTTCGAAGCGACCTTGCCGGACGGAGCGTCGACGGTGAGCCAGAACGACGTGGAACTCGCCTGCAGCGGCGGTGCCGTCCAGTACGACGGCAGCATCACCGTGAGCGTCGCGGAGGACTTCGATCGCAACGCCTGGTTGGACGAGGCTGCAGCGATGTATGCCGACAGGGCGGCCTGGAAGGTCGAGAAGGTGGTCGCAGCCGACGACTCCTCAGACCTCACGAGCGGCGTCTCCTTCATCTCCGATGACGGTTACTACGTGCGTCTCGACGAATTCGCTGACACGTCCGAGTGGGGGCCGGTCCTCGTCCTGGGCGCGTCGGGTCCATGTGTGCGTCGTTGA
- a CDS encoding GyrI-like domain-containing protein codes for MRHFPMTHELGRIDVVTLDDIAALSQDVALDIEQVQAAWPAFENSFDSLRGRRMMGLVYGGSDRYRMASARLDRDADNPLGLEETVVPGGDYLRLRLRGEVPGVYARIGDAFEVLFDLADHDESRPHIEHYRREGEVDCLVPVRSPS; via the coding sequence ATGAGGCACTTCCCGATGACGCATGAGCTCGGCCGGATCGACGTCGTGACGCTCGACGACATCGCCGCCCTCAGTCAGGACGTCGCACTCGACATCGAGCAGGTGCAGGCGGCCTGGCCGGCGTTCGAGAACTCGTTCGACTCGTTGCGCGGCCGCAGGATGATGGGCCTGGTCTACGGAGGAAGTGACAGGTACCGCATGGCGTCCGCGCGGCTGGACCGGGATGCCGACAACCCGCTCGGCCTGGAAGAGACCGTGGTCCCCGGCGGCGACTACCTCAGGCTGCGTCTTCGCGGCGAGGTGCCCGGCGTCTACGCCCGGATCGGCGACGCCTTCGAGGTGCTCTTCGACCTCGCCGATCACGACGAGAGCCGTCCCCACATCGAGCACTACCGGCGCGAGGGCGAGGTCGACTGCCTCGTTCCAGTCAGGTCGCCCAGCTGA
- a CDS encoding NUDIX hydrolase, which translates to MNEDETLVHVRHDAPWLPPGGRADVIRRTTPPRPMSVVRLLLRDSDQVFCVPRQGTGRLDLPMLEAVSDDVDGTAAVRELAQRITGEAIGLRFIGAVRNVVEALADGYDWPVPAAHFGVWASDATPMVDGTWVRLDDDEHQLRDRHWYPLVG; encoded by the coding sequence GTGAACGAAGACGAGACGCTCGTCCACGTGAGGCACGACGCGCCGTGGCTGCCTCCCGGAGGCAGGGCCGATGTGATCCGCCGGACGACGCCACCCCGGCCGATGTCGGTCGTACGTTTGCTCCTCCGCGACTCCGACCAGGTCTTCTGCGTGCCGAGGCAGGGCACAGGGCGGCTCGATCTGCCAATGCTCGAGGCTGTATCCGATGACGTGGACGGGACGGCGGCCGTTCGTGAGCTGGCGCAACGCATCACCGGCGAGGCCATTGGCCTTCGGTTCATCGGCGCCGTGCGCAACGTCGTGGAGGCGCTGGCCGACGGATACGACTGGCCGGTCCCTGCCGCCCACTTCGGCGTGTGGGCTTCGGACGCGACTCCGATGGTTGACGGAACCTGGGTGCGTCTCGACGATGACGAGCATCAGCTGCGCGACCGACACTGGTACCCGTTGGTGGGCTGA
- a CDS encoding NUDIX hydrolase, with protein MTLVDHEVRLPDGSRSSYLVDESVPFSVASLIIDGDDVLLARQYRYPLDRWIHDLPGGAGRTDEAPLDAARRELEEELGIVPDDLRPLHTFFMNPGRASWPTHLFISTRGIRPGLADLSDPAEQVRLVRIPLSELDALIATGAIVDPPLIVARAVAAAQGILPPLGVANE; from the coding sequence GTGACCTTGGTCGATCACGAGGTCCGATTGCCGGACGGGTCGCGGTCGAGCTATCTCGTCGACGAGAGCGTTCCCTTCTCCGTCGCCTCGCTGATCATCGACGGCGACGACGTGCTCCTCGCACGTCAGTACCGATACCCGCTCGACCGCTGGATCCATGACCTGCCGGGCGGTGCCGGTCGAACAGACGAAGCCCCGCTCGATGCCGCCCGGCGTGAGCTCGAAGAAGAGCTCGGTATCGTTCCGGACGACCTCCGACCGCTGCACACCTTCTTCATGAACCCGGGGCGAGCGTCCTGGCCGACACACCTGTTCATCTCGACTCGAGGCATCCGCCCCGGCCTGGCAGACCTGTCGGATCCCGCGGAGCAGGTGCGGCTCGTGCGCATCCCGCTGTCGGAGCTCGACGCGCTGATCGCCACCGGAGCGATCGTCGACCCGCCGCTCATCGTCGCCCGAGCCGTGGCGGCGGCCCAGGGCATCCTCCCGCCGCTGGGAGTGGCAAACGAGTAA
- a CDS encoding cupin domain-containing protein yields MTALHGIDIAAELRQVEAHWTPRVVGRVNDQYVKVAKLLGQLVWHDHANEDEMFLVVSGTLRIQLPDDEEVVLTPGQFFVVPRGVQHNPIADEEVEIVLIETVTTAHTGDVIVEGTVPVERQLGDFR; encoded by the coding sequence ATGACTGCTCTCCACGGAATCGATATCGCCGCCGAACTCCGACAGGTCGAGGCCCACTGGACTCCTCGAGTGGTCGGGCGGGTCAACGATCAATACGTGAAGGTGGCGAAGCTCCTCGGCCAGTTGGTCTGGCACGACCACGCGAACGAAGACGAGATGTTCCTCGTCGTCTCGGGCACGCTCCGTATCCAGCTCCCCGACGATGAGGAGGTCGTGCTCACGCCGGGCCAGTTCTTCGTGGTGCCGCGGGGCGTGCAGCACAATCCCATCGCCGACGAGGAGGTTGAGATCGTCTTGATCGAGACCGTCACGACCGCGCACACCGGTGACGTGATCGTCGAGGGCACGGTGCCCGTCGAGCGTCAGCTGGGCGATTTCCGCTGA
- a CDS encoding phosphatase PAP2 family protein, whose amino-acid sequence MTLFALTLLVAPAPGSVSVVGTRWLAALGSAIPNVELASEIGLALLAATTMSTAAFAWVRHPERRARLLAGAAGGGLAYAASEGLKLLFAQPRPCTRWSIATECPPAGDWSLPSNHATLAFGATVVIAIAVGRWWVTCSALALAALVAAGRVVQGVHYVHDVAMGAVLGLAITTVLIVATVAWQRRSAATRSSSGRR is encoded by the coding sequence GTGACCCTCTTCGCTCTCACCCTCCTCGTCGCCCCAGCGCCGGGCAGCGTCAGCGTCGTCGGCACGCGCTGGCTCGCCGCCCTCGGCTCGGCCATCCCGAACGTCGAACTCGCCTCGGAGATCGGCCTCGCACTCCTGGCGGCGACGACGATGTCGACGGCTGCGTTCGCCTGGGTCCGCCACCCGGAACGGCGGGCGCGGCTGCTCGCCGGCGCCGCCGGGGGCGGCCTCGCCTACGCCGCGAGCGAGGGACTGAAACTCCTCTTCGCCCAACCTCGACCATGCACCCGGTGGTCGATCGCGACCGAATGCCCGCCGGCCGGCGACTGGTCACTGCCGTCGAATCACGCGACGCTCGCGTTCGGAGCGACCGTCGTCATAGCGATCGCCGTCGGCCGTTGGTGGGTCACATGCTCGGCGCTCGCGCTGGCGGCGCTCGTCGCCGCCGGCCGGGTCGTGCAAGGCGTGCACTACGTCCATGATGTCGCGATGGGAGCGGTCCTGGGCCTGGCGATCACGACCGTCCTCATCGTTGCGACAGTGGCATGGCAGCGCCGCTCAGCCGCGACCCGCTCGTCATCGGGGAGACGGTGA
- a CDS encoding phosphotransferase, producing the protein MVDDNERGFRRALIEASAYFGLDHERLEPLGGMTGRVFGIDDAVLRLGSPETIAHELAAANAASVAVPVPATLGTFVPTDGGPWAASLIERVDGTVAADLSGVTAERAFTRGLACGRAQAALWTVTAPPAFASIDGERSLLHLDLHPLNILLGPDDRVTAVIDWTNAAAGSPDYDQARTSAIFRLDPHAIPLLDQPVWRAFLAGWTEGASLDDASTAARIWACRFMLHDLQHRHPGDALDHVRHELEVLEEATESAQSVP; encoded by the coding sequence ATGGTCGACGACAACGAGCGCGGATTCCGTCGCGCCCTCATCGAAGCGAGCGCCTATTTCGGGCTCGATCATGAACGCCTCGAGCCGCTCGGCGGGATGACCGGGCGGGTGTTCGGGATCGACGACGCCGTGCTGCGCCTCGGTTCCCCGGAGACGATCGCGCACGAACTCGCCGCTGCGAACGCAGCCTCCGTGGCGGTGCCGGTTCCAGCGACCCTCGGTACCTTCGTCCCGACCGACGGCGGACCATGGGCGGCCTCGCTCATCGAGCGGGTCGACGGCACCGTCGCCGCCGATCTCAGCGGGGTGACCGCGGAGCGGGCCTTCACCCGGGGTCTGGCCTGTGGTCGTGCGCAGGCGGCGCTGTGGACGGTCACCGCTCCGCCGGCGTTCGCCTCCATCGACGGCGAGCGCTCGCTCCTGCATCTCGATCTCCACCCGTTGAACATCCTGCTGGGGCCGGACGACCGCGTGACCGCCGTCATCGACTGGACCAACGCCGCAGCCGGGTCGCCGGACTACGACCAGGCCAGGACCTCCGCCATCTTCCGGCTGGACCCACACGCGATACCGCTGCTCGACCAGCCGGTGTGGCGGGCGTTCCTCGCAGGCTGGACCGAGGGCGCGAGCCTCGACGACGCGTCGACGGCTGCGCGCATCTGGGCCTGCCGGTTCATGCTGCACGATCTGCAGCACCGCCACCCCGGGGATGCACTCGACCACGTGCGTCACGAGCTGGAGGTCCTCGAGGAGGCCACCGAGAGTGCGCAATCCGTCCCCTGA
- a CDS encoding GNAT family N-acetyltransferase, whose amino-acid sequence MIIRTERTTLAPISPALARRIVERDERDGDAWHPEYPFADELGPLRGLAESTDGDPIFTMYLIRDADESAVGGFGFFGPPDSTGRVEFGYGLVPAARGVGLATEAVAGALSFAAAHGAERAAAETDVTNLASQRVLLKAGLAETGRTATTVSFAREL is encoded by the coding sequence ATGATCATCCGCACCGAACGAACCACCCTCGCACCGATCTCACCGGCGCTCGCGCGACGCATCGTCGAACGCGATGAGCGCGACGGTGACGCCTGGCACCCGGAGTACCCCTTCGCCGACGAGCTCGGCCCGCTCCGTGGCCTCGCGGAATCGACCGACGGCGACCCGATCTTCACGATGTACCTCATCCGTGATGCCGACGAGTCGGCCGTCGGTGGCTTCGGCTTCTTCGGTCCGCCCGACAGCACTGGTCGCGTCGAGTTCGGCTACGGTCTCGTTCCCGCCGCTCGCGGGGTCGGACTCGCGACGGAAGCGGTCGCCGGCGCACTGTCGTTCGCCGCAGCGCATGGCGCAGAACGGGCGGCCGCGGAGACCGACGTCACCAACCTCGCATCCCAGCGGGTCCTCCTGAAGGCGGGACTCGCCGAGACCGGACGCACGGCCACGACGGTGTCGTTCGCGCGCGAACTCTGA
- a CDS encoding VOC family protein produces the protein MSLFITCPVESVERATAFYDALGWTRNAAMSSDQVSCFEIAPGQYVMLGSREMYASVGGTEELIGGPDTPSKVTVSFDLGSREAVDELVERAGAAGGRIGDTDDYPFMYQRQFDDPDGYHYSPFWMKPDAEPTA, from the coding sequence ATGAGCCTCTTCATCACGTGTCCGGTCGAGAGCGTCGAACGCGCGACCGCCTTCTACGACGCCCTCGGCTGGACCCGCAACGCGGCGATGTCCTCTGACCAGGTCTCCTGTTTCGAGATCGCTCCCGGGCAATACGTCATGCTCGGGAGCCGAGAGATGTACGCGAGCGTCGGCGGCACCGAGGAGCTGATCGGCGGACCGGACACGCCCTCGAAGGTGACGGTCTCCTTCGACCTCGGCAGTCGCGAGGCGGTCGACGAGCTCGTCGAGCGCGCCGGTGCCGCGGGTGGACGGATCGGCGACACCGACGACTACCCGTTCATGTACCAGCGCCAGTTCGACGACCCCGACGGGTACCACTACTCGCCGTTCTGGATGAAGCCCGACGCCGAGCCGACCGCCTGA
- a CDS encoding MarR family winged helix-turn-helix transcriptional regulator: protein MTESAEHPGLSGERLAAWASVATLVERLPAALDAQLQRDSGLTHYEHGLLFALDTAPDRTLRMSTLAGYASSTLSRLSRAVSRLEKQSWVRREVDPTDGRFTLAVLTDDGHAHVARSTPAHHALVEELVFGSLTAAQVRQLAEISARIATTIDPTVPWAPSE, encoded by the coding sequence ATGACCGAATCCGCCGAACATCCTGGCCTCAGCGGCGAGCGGCTCGCGGCCTGGGCCTCAGTCGCCACCTTGGTGGAGCGGCTTCCCGCGGCACTCGACGCCCAGCTGCAGCGAGACAGCGGGCTGACCCACTACGAGCACGGGCTGCTCTTCGCGCTCGACACCGCCCCGGACCGCACACTCCGGATGAGCACGCTCGCCGGGTACGCGAGCAGCACGCTCTCGCGGCTCTCCCGCGCGGTCTCGCGACTCGAGAAGCAGAGCTGGGTGCGACGCGAGGTCGACCCCACCGATGGTCGGTTCACCCTCGCCGTCCTCACGGACGACGGCCACGCGCACGTCGCCCGGTCCACACCCGCGCACCATGCCCTCGTCGAGGAGCTCGTCTTCGGTTCCCTCACGGCGGCGCAGGTGCGGCAACTGGCCGAGATCAGCGCGAGGATCGCGACGACGATCGATCCGACCGTGCCGTGGGCGCCGTCCGAGTGA